A window of Babesia microti strain RI chromosome III, complete genome contains these coding sequences:
- a CDS encoding hypothetical protein (overlaps_old_locusTagID:BBM_III00070) yields the protein MTARPKLIFGSFKGISDVRIQTYTLKATTPLARAILIHGSRCHFAAEFLKYNPNYIVQNNSSQNPRHIDKHKNPLNKSTEPDHLYGEDLCKKDQLKTVGQLELETAVIDVYEDGTDAWATTNTFIYEGSFCQVLNENNITVHGMDLRSYGRSESPQIPIAGKRRGLVDDFDNLSKDVITYIENIKKENPDVIPIYLIGMSMGGGVVSRVVELYEDKKLVDGIILLSPMLSILSDNLNFLVNVSWYLHTIMSKLFPTLTIASGDRSNDPNPIERLRENDPLCIDEGIPYKTGYGMIKLVDEIHKDSAKIHMNTSVLIFHSLSDNVCFYRGSENFYNSLSHIKKKRLVTLNKIDHMITCQPFCLQIAKYVSDWINIGDSNCKLDYACDT from the exons ATGACTGCTAGaccaaaattaatttttggtAGCTTCAAGGGAATATCCGATGTCAGAATCCAAACTTATACATTGAAGGCAACAACTCCATTAGCTAGGGCTATTCTAATTCATGGAAGCAGATGCCATTTTGCGGcggaatttttaaaatacaatCCTAATTATATTGTGCAAAACAATTCATCTCAGAATCCAAGACATATTGATAAACATAAGAATCCACTCAATAAATCAACAGAACCcgat catCTGTATGGAGAAGATTTGTGCAAGAAGGATCAGTTGAAAACGGTTGGGCAATTGGAATTGGAAACCGCAGTCATTGATGTTTATGAGGACGGCACTGATGCGTGGGCCACCACAAACACATTCATTTACGAAGGTAGTTTCTGCCAGGTATTAAATGAGAACAATATAACTGTACATGGAATGGATTTAAGATCATATGGAAGATCAGAATCACCTCAAATTCCAATTGCGGGTAAACGTAGAGGGCTAGTAGATGATTTCGACAATTTGTCAAAGGATGTTATAACTTACATTGAGAATATTAAGAAAGAGAATCCAGATGTAATCCCAATATATCTAATTGGAATGTCTATGGGCGGAGGGGTTGTGTCCAGAGTGGTTGAGTTGTATGAGGATAAGAAATTGGTCGAtggaataattttattgtcaCCAATGTTGAGTATACTTAGTGACAATTTGAACTTTCTTGTGAACGTATCATGGTATTTACACACGattatgtcaaaattatttccGACATTAACAATTGCATCTGGAGATCGCTCAAACGATCCCAATCCTATTGAAAGATTAAGAGAAAATGACCCACTATGTATAGATGAAGGTATCCCATATAAAACTGGTTATGGcatgataaaattggtaGATGAGATACATAAGGATTCTGCTAAAATACATATGAATACTTCAGTATTAATCTTCCACTCATTATCTGATAATGTATGCTTTTACAGAGGaagtgaaaatttttataattcattatctcatattaaaaaaaaaaGACTTGTAAcactaaataaaattgatcaCATGATAACCTGTCAACCGTTTTGCCTGCAAATCGCCAAATATGTGTCTGATTGGATTAACATTGGAgattcaaattgtaaacTCGACTACGCCTGCGACACTTAA